The following coding sequences are from one Leptospira mayottensis 200901116 window:
- a CDS encoding acetyl-CoA acetyltransferase gives MSDKIYVLGGEQTDFQRNWTKEGKTFMSLMREAVQDGLVAVGITPDEIKKLNKQNRIGIFVGNFDAEQYATQGHLGAFLTEVDPAFYGIPGGRFEAACASGSIALDAAATKIRAKDYDVAIVLGIEIMKTVSSSVGGDFLGTAAYYEKEAKGVQFPFPKLFGKLADVILERYKLPEQRFMGALAEISRINYDNAKKNPKAQTRSWFMNKEHANARGGEYNMAVGGRLCITDCSQVTDGAAMVVLANKSYTEEYAKKRGKKVSSIPRLKGWGHRVAPITFEAKVAESKGDKYILPWTRQTVKDAYERAELGVKDIDVFETHDCFTSSEYAAISAFGIAQPGKEHEAIEDGVIDIKGKKPINPSGGLIGVGHPVGASGVRMMLDLYKQVTGTAGNYQVEGVKNGLMLNIGGSATTNVVFIVGK, from the coding sequence ATGAGCGATAAAATTTACGTCCTCGGCGGGGAACAAACTGATTTTCAAAGAAACTGGACCAAAGAAGGAAAGACCTTCATGTCCTTAATGCGCGAAGCCGTTCAAGACGGACTCGTGGCCGTCGGAATTACTCCCGATGAAATTAAAAAACTGAATAAACAAAATCGAATCGGAATTTTCGTAGGAAACTTCGACGCGGAACAATACGCAACTCAAGGTCACTTGGGTGCGTTCTTAACCGAAGTCGATCCTGCTTTCTACGGAATTCCGGGCGGACGTTTTGAAGCGGCTTGCGCTTCCGGATCCATCGCACTTGATGCGGCTGCGACAAAAATCCGTGCAAAGGACTATGACGTTGCAATCGTTCTCGGAATCGAGATTATGAAAACCGTAAGTTCTTCCGTAGGTGGAGACTTTTTAGGAACCGCGGCATACTACGAAAAAGAAGCGAAAGGAGTTCAATTTCCTTTCCCGAAACTTTTCGGAAAACTTGCGGATGTAATTCTCGAAAGATACAAACTTCCGGAACAAAGATTTATGGGAGCGCTTGCTGAAATTTCAAGAATCAACTACGACAACGCAAAGAAAAATCCGAAAGCACAGACTCGTTCTTGGTTCATGAACAAGGAACACGCAAACGCAAGAGGCGGAGAATACAATATGGCCGTGGGTGGAAGACTTTGCATCACCGATTGTTCTCAAGTTACCGACGGTGCGGCGATGGTTGTTCTTGCGAATAAATCCTATACCGAAGAATACGCTAAAAAGAGAGGAAAGAAAGTTTCTTCCATTCCAAGACTGAAAGGTTGGGGACATAGAGTGGCTCCGATCACTTTTGAAGCGAAGGTCGCCGAGTCGAAAGGAGATAAATACATTCTCCCTTGGACCAGACAAACCGTAAAAGACGCTTACGAAAGAGCGGAACTCGGAGTAAAAGACATCGACGTTTTTGAAACTCACGATTGTTTTACTTCTTCCGAATACGCAGCGATTTCTGCATTTGGAATCGCTCAACCAGGAAAAGAACACGAAGCAATCGAAGACGGCGTCATCGACATTAAAGGTAAAAAACCGATTAATCCGTCCGGTGGACTTATAGGAGTTGGACATCCCGTGGGTGCTTCCGGGGTTCGAATGATGCTCGACTTGTACAAACAAGTAACCGGAACCGCTGGAAATTACCAAGTGGAAGGCGTTAAGAACGGACTAATGTTGAATATCGGCGGGTCCGCAACGACTAATGTAGTGTTCATCGTAGGAAAATAA